The following are from one region of the Melospiza melodia melodia isolate bMelMel2 chromosome 14, bMelMel2.pri, whole genome shotgun sequence genome:
- the FGF1 gene encoding fibroblast growth factor 1, translated as MAEGEITTFSALTEKFDLPAGSYKKPKLLYCSNGGHFLRILPDGTVDGTRDRSDEHIQLQLSAESVGVVHIRSTQSGQYLAMDPNGLLYGSQLLGEECLFLERLEENHYNTYVSKMHADKNWFVGLKKNGNSKLGPRTHYGQKAILFLPLPVSAD; from the exons ATGGCCGAGGGGGAGATCACCACGTTCAGCGCCCTGACGGAGAAGTTCGACCTGCCCGCGGGCAGCTACAAGAAGCCCAAGCTGCTGTACTGCAGCAACGGGGGGCACTTCCTGCGCATCCTGCCCGACGGCACCGTGGATGGCACCCGGGACCGCAGCGACGAGCACA tccagctgcagctgagcgcAGAGAGCGTGGGGGTGGTGCACATCAGGAGCACCCAGTCGGGGCAGTACCTGGCCATGGACCCCAACGGGCTGCTCTACGGCTCG CAGTTGCTGGGTGAGGAGTGTCTGTTCCTGGAAAGGCTGGAGGAGAACCATTACAACACCTACGTCTCCAAAATGCACGCGGACAAGAACTGGTTTGTGGGGCTGAAGAAGAACGGGAACAGCAAGCTGGGCCCGCGGACTCACTACGGCCAGAAGGCGATCCTCTTCCTGCCCCTGCCCGTCTCTGCCGACTGA